One genomic region from Balaenoptera musculus isolate JJ_BM4_2016_0621 chromosome X, mBalMus1.pri.v3, whole genome shotgun sequence encodes:
- the LOC118888677 gene encoding 2-iminobutanoate/2-iminopropanoate deaminase-like codes for MSSLIRKVISTAKAPAAIGPYSQAVLVDRTIYISGQLGMDPASGQLVPGGVAEEAKQALTNMDEILKAASCDFTNVVKTTVLLADINDFNTVNDIYKQYFQSNFPARAAYQVAALPKGGRVEIEAVAVQGPLVTASL; via the coding sequence ATGTCGTCTTTGATCAGAAAGGTGATCAGCACCGCGAAAGCCCCAGCGGCCATTGGTCCCTACAGTCAGGCTGTGTTAGTCGACAGGACCATTTACATTTCAGGACAGCTAGGCATGGATCCTGCAAGTGGACAGCTTGTGCCAGGAGGGGTGGCAGAAGAGGCTAAACAAGCTCTTACAAACATGGATGAAATTCTGAAAGCAGCGAGCTGTGACTTCACGAATGTGGTAAAAACAACTGTTTTGCTGGCTGACATAAACGACTTCAATACTGTCAAtgacatctacaaacaatatttCCAGAGTAATTTTCCTGCAAGAGCTGCTTACCAGGTTGCTGCTTTGCCCAAAGGAGGCCGTGTTGAGATTGAAGCAGTAGCTGTCCAAGGACCTCTCGTGACAGCATCACTCTAA
- the GPRASP2 gene encoding G-protein coupled receptor-associated sorting protein 2, whose product MTGAEIEPGVQAKPEKKPGEEVGGGAERENEVPMVVRPKVRTQATPGARPKTESKAMAGARPKTESKAVAGARPKTESQAMAGARPKAESQTMAGARPKTESQAMAGTRPKTEARAVGGARPKTEAKAIPGARPKDEAQAWAQTEFGAEAMSQAEGVSQTNAVTWPLVNTESGSAAKPMALSVDRELVSVDTETFPGSQVQTGIQPWFGSGEETNMGSWCYPRSRAREEASNESGFWSADETSTMSSFWAGEEASIRSWPREEANTRSRHRAKHQPNPRSRPRFKQEPYIDSWSGSEEESGNPFCLWAGENTNNLFRPRVRDEANMRSKLRTKREDFFESESEDEYYKESWFLPGEEANSRFRPRDKEESNTVLKPRAQKDVNNSDRVKQEPRFEEEVIIGSWFWAEKEVSMEAGASAICESEPGAEEGAIGGSLFWAEEKSSLGAVAREETRPESEEDAIFGSWFWDRDEACFDLNPHPVYKASPRFRDTAEEEVNVSSRPQTWEEVTVEFKPGPCHGIGFPSPSPFRIPEEAASVYSEMFEGKPKNVEVTPGGEEQESLLQPDQPDPEFPFQYDPSYRSVREIREHLRTRESAEPESWSCSCIQCELKIGPEEFEELLLLMDKIRDPFIHEISKIAMGMRTASQFTRDFIRDSGVVSLIETLLNYPSSRVRTSFLENMIHMAPPYPNLNMIETFICQVCEETLAHSVGSPEQLLGLRMLRHLTTTTDYHTLVANYMSGFLSLLTTGNARTKFHVLKMLLNLSENPMVAKKLFSAKALSIFVGLFNIEETNDNIQIVIKMFQNISSIIKNGTMSLIDDDFSLEPLISAFHEFEKLAEELQVQIDNQNDPEVGQQS is encoded by the coding sequence ATGACTGGGGCTGAGATTGAGCCTGGTGTCCAGGCCAAGCCTGAAAAGAAGCCTGGAgaagaggttgggggtggggctgagagagagaatgaagtcCCAATGGTGGTCAGACCCAAGGTTAGGACCCAGGCCACACCTGGGGCAAGGCCTAAAACTGAGTCCAAGGCTATGGCTGGGGCAAGGCCCAAAACCGAGTCTAAGGCAGTGGCTGGGGCAAGGCCTAAAACTGAGTCCCAGGCAATGGCTGGGGCAAGACCCAAAGCTGAGTCCCAGACAATGGCCGGGGCAAGGCCCAAAACTGAATCCCAGGCAATGGCAGGGACAAGACCCAAAACTGAAGCCAGGGCAGTAGGTGGGGCACGTCCTAAGACTGAAGCCAAGGCAATCCCTGGGGCAAGGCCCAAGGATGAAGCCCAGGCTTGGGCCCAGACTGAGTTTGGGGCTGAGGCAATGTCACAAGCAGAGGGCGTGTCTCAGACCAATGCAGTAACCTGGCCACTGGTCAATACTGAGTCTGGGTCAGCTGCTAAACCTATGGCCCTATCTGTGGATAGGGAACTGGTCAGTGTAGACACTGAGACCTTTCCTGGCTCCCAGGTTCAGACAGGAATCCAACCCTGGTTTGGATCAGGGGAGGAAACTAATATGGGGTCTTGGTGCTATCCCAGGTCCAGGGCCAGAGAGGAGGCCTCTAATGAGTCTGGATTCTGGTCAGCAGATGAGACCTCTACAATGTCCTCTTTCTGGGCTGGAGAAGAGGCCAGTATCAGATCATGGCCTAGGGAAGAGGCCAATACCAGGTCCAGGCACAGGGCCAAACATCAGCCTAATCCCAGATCCAGGCCCAGATTCAAGCAAGAACCCTATATTGATTCCTGGTCTGGGTCTGAGGAAGAGTCTGGCAACCCATTCTGCTTGTGGGCTGGAGAAAATACCAATAATTTGTTCAGGCCCAGAGTCAGGGATGAGGCAAATATGAGGTCCAAGCTCAGGACAAAGAGAGAGGACTTTTTTGAATCTGAGTCTGAAGACGAGTACTATAAAGAGTCTTGGTTTTTGCCTGGAGAAGAGGCCAATAGTAGATTCAGGCCCAGAGACAAGGAAGAGTCTAATACTGTCTTGAAGCCCAGGGCCCagaaagatgttaataacagtGACAGGGTCAAACAAGAGCCCAGGTTTGAGGAGGAAGTCATTATTGGGTCCTGGTTCTGGGCAGAGAAAGAGGTCAGTATGGAGGCTGGGGCTTCAGCCATTTGTGAATCTgagccaggggctgaggagggggccATTGGTGGATCCTTGTTCTGGGCGGAGGAGAAGTCCAGTTTGGGTGCTGTGGCCAGAGAAGAGACCAGGCCAGAGTCTGAAGAAGATGCCATATTTGGGTCCTGGTTCTGGGACAGGGATGAGGCCTGCTTTGACTTAAATCCCCATCCTGTGTACAAGGCTAGCCCCAGGTTCAGAGATACAGCTGAGGAGGAAGTTAATGTATCATCCAGGCCCCAAACCTGGGAAGAGGTCACTGTTGAATTCAAACCTGGTCCTTGTCATGGGATTGGCTTCCCATCCCCAAGCCCCTTTAGAATTCCTGAAGAAGCAGCATCCGTATACTCTGAAATGTTTGAGGGAAAGCCCAAGAATGTGGAAGTTACCCCAGGAGGGGAAGAGCAGGAATCTTTGCTTCAGCCTGATCAGCCTGACCCTGAGTTCCCATTTCAATATGATCCATCCTACCGGTCAGTCAGGGAAATTCGAGAGCATCTTAGGACCAGGGAGAGTGCAGAGCCTGAGAGTTGGTCCTGCAGCTGCATACAGTGTGAGCTTAAAATTGGTCCTGAAGAGTTTGAAGAACTCCTTCTATTAATGGACAAAATTCGAGATCCTTTCATTCATGAAATATCTAAGATTGCAATGGGTATGAGGACTGCTTCTCAGTTTACCCGTGATTTCATTCGCGATTCAGGAGTTGTCTCACTTATTGAAACTTTGCTCAATTATCCCTCCTCCCGAGTTAGGACAAgttttttggaaaatatgattCATATGGCTCCACCTTACCCAAATCTAAACATGATTGAGACATTCATATGTCAAGTGTGTGAGGAAACCCTTGCTCATAGCGTGGGTTCCCCTGAGCAGCTGCTTGGATTAAGGATGCTTAGACACCTCACTACAACTACAGACTATCACACACTGGTTGCCAATTATATGTCTGGGTTTCTCTCCTTATTAACCACAGGCAATGCAAGAACAAAGTTTCACGTTCTGAAAATGTTATTGAATTTGTCTGAAAATCCTATGGTGGCAAAAAAACTATTCAGTGCCAAGGCTCTATCGATATTTGTGGGTCTCTTTAACATAGAAGAGACAAATGATAACATTCaaattgttattaaaatgtttcagaatatCAGTAGTATTATAAAAAATGGAACAATGTCCTTAATTGATGATGATTTCAGTCTTGAGCCGCTTATTTCTGCATTCCATGAATTTGAGAAGTTAGCTGAGGAACTGCAAGTCCAAATAGACAATCAGAATGATCCTGAGGTGGGACAGCAAAGCTAA